A genomic window from Salvia hispanica cultivar TCC Black 2014 chromosome 5, UniMelb_Shisp_WGS_1.0, whole genome shotgun sequence includes:
- the LOC125190448 gene encoding 60S ribosomal export protein NMD3-like: MAEDSGMFTVSQTIGSVLCCKCGITMQPNAANMCTRCLQSEIDITEGLQKQVTIIHCPECNKYLQPPKTWTRAELESKKLLSFCIRRLKNLNKVRLVNAEFVWTEPHSKRIKVKLRVRKEVLNGAVLEQSYTVEYVVQDQMCETCSRAQANPNQWVAVVQLRQHVSHRRTFFYLEQLILKQDAAKSAIRVRQMDQGIDFFFNNRSHALKFVEFLGKYVPIRTRSDKQLISHDPKSNSYNYNYTFSVEISPICREDLICLPPKVAAGLGNPGPLVICNKVSSSISLLDPFTLRQSFLDADQYWRSNFKALMSSRQLVEYIVLDVEATSSEVNVGGSRCLLADAQIARVSDFGKNDTIFNVRTHLGHILNAGDYALGYDLCSTNSNDIELDKYKGLVLPEVILIKKSYEEKRQKKRGKPRAWKLRSLNMDVDTPTKGGGGSDEKMASEYEQFLRELEENPDLRFNLSLYRNKDYQPSEVASVVGVEDPPSIPLDELLADLDISDGDDDDDETIDLDSIRG, translated from the coding sequence ATGGCGGAAGACTCGGGGATGTTTACGGTGTCCCAGACTATTGGCAGCGTCCTATGCTGCAAATGCGGTATCACGATGCAACCAAATGCTGCGAATATGTGCACTAGATGCCTACAGTCCGAAATCGACATAACAGAAGGGCTTCAGAAGCAAGTTACGATTATCCATTGTCCGGAATGTAATAAATATCTGCAGCCCCCAAAGACGTGGACTAGAGCAGAGCTGGAGTCGAAGAAGCTTCTCTCGTTCTGCATCAGAAGGCTGAAGAACTTGAACAAAGTGCGGTTGGTTAATGCGGAATTTGTTTGGACTGAGCCTCACTCCAAACGGATTAAAGTCAAGCTGAGGGTTCGGAAGGAGGTTCTCAATGGTGCAGTGCTTGAGCAGTCTTACACTGTCGAATATGTCGTGCAGGATCAGATGTGCGAGACTTGCTCGAGGGCCCAGGCTAATCCTAACCAGTGGGTGGCTGTGGTGCAGCTGAGGCAGCATGTTTCTCACAGGCGCACTTTCTTCTATCTCGAGCAGCTTATTCTCAAGCAAGATGCTGCGAAATCCGCCATCAGGGTGAGGCAGATGGACCAGGGTATcgatttcttcttcaataacCGGAGTCATGCTTTGAAGTTTGTTGAGTTCTTGGGGAAATACGTGCCGATAAGGACACGTAGCGACAAGCAGCTTATATCTCATGATCCGAAGAGTAACAGTTACAACTACAACTACACTTTCTCAGTCGAGATCAGTCCCATTTGTCGTGAGGATTTGATCTGCCTGCCTCCGAAAGTTGCTGCTGGCCTGGGGAATCCCGGGCCACTCGTGATATGCAACAAAGTAAGCAGCAGTATATCGTTGTTGGATCCATTCACCCTCAGGCAAAGCTTCCTCGATGCGGATCAGTATTGGAGGTCGAATTTCAAGGCCTTGATGTCGAGCAGACAGCTCGTGGAGTACATAGTGCTAGATGTTGAGGCCACATCCTCGGAAGTCAATGTTGGTGGATCCAGATGCCTCCTTGCCGACGCCCAAATAGCCCGTGTATCGGATTTTGGGAAGAACGACACCATCTTCAACGTGAGGACGCATCTGGGGCACATCCTGAACGCGGGCGACTACGCCCTTGGTTACGATCTATGCAGCACCAACAGCAATGACATCGAACTGGACAAGTACAAAGGCCTTGTTCTCCCGGAAGTGATTCTGATCAAGAAGAGCTATGAGGAGAAGCGTCAGAAGAAACGCGGGAAGCCCCGAGCCTGGAAGCTCAGGTCCCTCAACATGGACGTCGACACACCTACAAAAGGCGGGGGAGGTAGCGACGAGAAGATGGCCTCGGAGTATGAACAGTTCTTGAGGGAATTGGAGGAGAACCCTGACCTGAGGTTCAATTTGTCTCTGTATCGGAACAAGGACTACCAGCCGTCGGAAGTGGCGTCCGTGGTCGGCGTCGAGGATCCTCCTTCGATTCCCTTGGACGAGCTGCTCGCTGATCTCGATATAAGCGATGGTGACGATGACGATGATGAGACGATAGACCTCGATAGCATCCGAGGGTGA